Below is a genomic region from Spartinivicinus marinus.
TATGTACTGGTAAAGTTCATGGCTCACTTGGATATCCGTCTTGATAATTCACTACCTAACCTACAATCGTGGTATCACTGTATAAACACTCGCCCTGCTATTCAAAAAGTGTTAGGGGATCAGTCATGATCGAGCTGTATACTGCTGCAACACCAAATGGCTACAAAATATCCATTGCTTTAGAAGAGCTAGCTCTGAAATATCAAGTTCATCATCTTGATTTATCTGCTGGTGAGCAAAAGCAATCAGATTACTTAGCGATTAATCCAAATGGGAGGATTCCTGCCATTATCGACCGCGATAACAACAACTTTGTTATCTTTGAATCTGGAGCCATCCTTCTTTATTTGGCAGAAAAAACCGGTAAATTATTACCTCAAGATCCCTATCAACGCTCGCAAACCATTCAGTGGCTAATGTTTCAAATGGGAGGCATTGGCCCAATGATGGGTCAGGCCAATGTATTTTACCGTTATTTTCCTGAAAAAATTCCTGCAGCTATTAACCGTTATCAACACGAAGGGCGTCGATTATTTGAAGTAATGGATAAGCAACTGGCTACCAATCAATATCTGGCAGGAGCCGAATACACTATTGCCGACATCGCTACTTGGCCCTGGGTAAGATCTTATGAATGGAGTGGTATCGATATTACTGGACTTAACCATTTACAACGATGGATAGCCCAGATTAGCGAACGTCCTGCAGTACAAAAAGGCATCACTATACCACCTAGCTCTGATGCCCCTGATGAAAAAAAAGCACAGCAAATCAGTAAAATGGTGACAAGGTAGCGCT
It encodes:
- a CDS encoding glutathione S-transferase family protein — encoded protein: MIELYTAATPNGYKISIALEELALKYQVHHLDLSAGEQKQSDYLAINPNGRIPAIIDRDNNNFVIFESGAILLYLAEKTGKLLPQDPYQRSQTIQWLMFQMGGIGPMMGQANVFYRYFPEKIPAAINRYQHEGRRLFEVMDKQLATNQYLAGAEYTIADIATWPWVRSYEWSGIDITGLNHLQRWIAQISERPAVQKGITIPPSSDAPDEKKAQQISKMVTR